In Afipia sp. GAS231, a single window of DNA contains:
- a CDS encoding MFS transporter, whose amino-acid sequence MPKSPFIALGRVAAVGRHHLSGDCRLFWLSTHVHLPTFACRFPSGQQSLFEQPGSQQTEHAMSITLNSSSEIPWWKEPSKEQWKAWIAAWLGWTLDAFDFTIFLLIMVPIAKEFDVPLTAVTVVFTITLWLRLVGATAAGWMADRMGRKTPLMISILWYSLCNFIAGFSPTFAFLFFFRALLGIGMGAEWPAGAALAMESWPARSRGFMSGVLQGSWGLGFALSALAYGFLFDLIGWRGLLWIGILPALVVVWIRFYVNEPEVWVANRRQQREIKAEVKAPLLSIFKRGLLLNTLTACFWIASTFCVYYSIWALFSAYLQKELNWTPLMVATPVFWANIVVFAGNSLWGFVSDIWGRRPGMIVPATIAIFLTPFYLWTTDPIYIVSAFIVQGMFGGSIYGQMPSYLCERFPTEVRATASGFIFHQGAIWGGLVAPVLTYLAVQMNFGFAMPMMISTIFFLVLVVISVLLGPETKGKTLTADLEVIKGVAQPAT is encoded by the coding sequence GTGCCGAAATCCCCGTTCATTGCGCTAGGCAGGGTTGCTGCCGTCGGCAGGCATCATCTCTCGGGAGACTGCCGTCTCTTTTGGCTCTCCACTCACGTTCATCTTCCCACCTTTGCGTGCCGCTTTCCAAGCGGCCAGCAATCTCTGTTTGAGCAACCGGGAAGCCAACAAACGGAGCATGCCATGTCAATCACGCTTAATTCCTCTTCGGAAATCCCCTGGTGGAAGGAGCCAAGCAAGGAGCAATGGAAGGCGTGGATCGCGGCTTGGCTGGGTTGGACGCTCGACGCGTTCGATTTCACGATCTTTCTGCTGATCATGGTGCCGATCGCCAAGGAATTCGACGTTCCCTTAACAGCGGTCACTGTCGTGTTCACCATCACGTTGTGGCTGCGCCTAGTGGGCGCGACGGCCGCCGGTTGGATGGCCGACCGGATGGGTCGAAAGACCCCGCTGATGATTTCCATTCTTTGGTACTCGCTCTGCAACTTCATCGCCGGTTTTTCTCCAACCTTTGCGTTTTTGTTCTTTTTTCGCGCGCTGCTTGGCATTGGGATGGGCGCTGAATGGCCGGCCGGTGCGGCCCTTGCCATGGAATCCTGGCCGGCGCGCTCCCGCGGCTTCATGAGCGGCGTGCTGCAGGGCTCGTGGGGGCTTGGCTTCGCGTTATCGGCGCTCGCCTACGGCTTCCTGTTCGACCTGATCGGGTGGCGAGGCCTGCTGTGGATCGGGATACTGCCGGCCCTCGTCGTGGTCTGGATCCGGTTCTACGTGAACGAGCCGGAGGTTTGGGTCGCGAACAGGCGCCAACAGCGGGAAATCAAGGCCGAGGTGAAGGCGCCTTTGCTTTCCATCTTCAAGCGCGGCTTGTTGCTCAATACGCTGACGGCCTGCTTTTGGATCGCCAGCACTTTCTGCGTCTACTATTCGATCTGGGCCTTGTTCTCGGCATACCTGCAGAAGGAACTGAATTGGACGCCGCTGATGGTGGCCACGCCGGTGTTCTGGGCCAACATTGTCGTCTTTGCCGGCAATAGCCTGTGGGGTTTCGTTTCGGACATATGGGGTCGCAGGCCGGGCATGATCGTTCCGGCGACGATTGCGATCTTCTTGACGCCGTTCTATCTGTGGACCACGGATCCGATCTACATCGTCAGCGCGTTCATCGTGCAAGGCATGTTCGGCGGCTCGATCTACGGGCAAATGCCGAGCTACCTGTGCGAGCGCTTCCCGACCGAGGTGCGGGCGACGGCGTCCGGATTCATCTTTCATCAGGGGGCGATTTGGGGCGGCTTGGTAGCGCCGGTGCTGACCTATCTGGCCGTGCAGATGAACTTCGGCTTCGCCATGCCGATGATGATCAGCACGATATTCTTCCTGGTCCTAGTCGTGATCTCCGTGCTGCTCGGGCCGGAAACTAAGGGCAAGACGCTGACGGCCGATCTCGAGGTCATCAAAGGCGTCGCGCAGCCGGCCACCTGA